Proteins from one Chitinophaga oryzae genomic window:
- a CDS encoding tyrosine-type recombinase/integrase, with translation MSKQNFTKPKIFDHDGDMSLSWFVYFRHTNPETGVRKQFRYKKGINYFFTREERRREAGALAKELYELLKGGWNPWKNEVEHPQKTLLQLCEEMWKLKKSGLEEESKRTYLYKYRHWTSWLEKTGYENFSPTEFGVKHAFEYLDHCTKCGYDGAYFNSYREMAYSLMNMLTEREHIKTNPFSKTKGKKKAEGSSVTFTQAQVRLVRNYLSRKYPDTLAVFCDYIYYTFMRPLELTQLQIKHFDFDRYRIKLPPEISKNDRSRVIIMPPALRKHARELRKNLPKIYARYNREYPNTRLEDYYIFGIYKRGFGPQPSPRPYKRRDSLTTMFREKVRKPLRLPKELTPYVFKHTGVDSALDSGLSITSTMKQTGHKSLKSFQAYLRSLKRPDNPAFETASF, from the coding sequence ATGTCGAAACAGAACTTCACTAAACCAAAAATTTTCGACCACGACGGTGACATGTCACTGTCGTGGTTTGTTTATTTCCGGCATACCAACCCCGAAACAGGTGTCCGGAAACAATTCCGTTACAAAAAGGGTATCAACTATTTCTTTACACGGGAGGAACGGCGCCGAGAAGCCGGCGCACTGGCCAAAGAACTGTACGAGTTGCTAAAAGGCGGCTGGAACCCGTGGAAAAACGAAGTGGAACATCCCCAAAAAACGCTACTGCAGCTCTGTGAGGAAATGTGGAAGCTGAAAAAATCTGGCCTCGAAGAAGAGAGTAAGCGAACCTATCTGTATAAATATCGACACTGGACCTCCTGGTTAGAGAAAACTGGTTATGAGAATTTTTCGCCAACCGAATTCGGGGTCAAGCATGCGTTTGAATACCTAGATCATTGCACGAAATGCGGATATGACGGCGCATATTTCAATTCCTACCGGGAAATGGCTTACTCCTTAATGAATATGCTCACGGAGCGAGAACATATTAAGACCAATCCCTTTAGTAAAACTAAAGGGAAGAAAAAGGCTGAGGGAAGCTCAGTAACTTTTACTCAGGCTCAGGTAAGATTGGTCCGTAATTACCTATCTCGTAAATACCCGGACACGCTAGCCGTATTTTGTGATTATATCTACTATACCTTTATGAGGCCTTTGGAGTTAACACAACTTCAGATAAAGCACTTTGATTTTGATAGATATCGAATAAAGCTTCCCCCAGAAATTTCTAAAAATGATCGAAGCAGAGTTATCATAATGCCACCGGCTCTCCGAAAACATGCTCGTGAACTGCGAAAGAATTTGCCGAAGATATATGCCAGATATAACAGGGAATATCCGAATACAAGACTTGAAGATTATTACATATTTGGAATATATAAACGGGGCTTCGGGCCACAGCCGAGCCCAAGGCCTTATAAGCGGCGCGATAGCCTTACCACAATGTTCAGAGAGAAGGTCCGGAAGCCGCTCCGCCTGCCCAAAGAACTCACCCCGTATGTCTTTAAGCACACCGGTGTTGACTCTGCTCTTGACTCCGGCTTAAGCATCACTTCCACGATGAAACAGACAGGGCACAAATCACTCAAAAGTTTTCAAGCGTATCTCCGAAGTCTTAAGAGGCCAGACAACCCAGCATTTGAGACAGCCTCATTTTAA
- a CDS encoding helix-turn-helix domain-containing protein, with protein MNIRNPEYIKQFGLNLRRIRKEQGRTRLDVAVAAGIDETALGKIERGEVNTTISTVEVLARALNKHPGELFYFK; from the coding sequence GTGAATATCCGTAACCCAGAATATATAAAGCAGTTTGGTTTAAATCTCCGCAGAATAAGGAAGGAGCAAGGTCGCACGCGACTTGATGTCGCAGTTGCAGCAGGAATAGACGAAACCGCCCTCGGAAAAATCGAGAGAGGTGAGGTGAACACGACTATCTCCACTGTTGAGGTGTTGGCTCGTGCCCTAAATAAACACCCTGGCGAATTATTTTATTTTAAGTAG
- a CDS encoding response regulator: protein MYKIAGKHLIIKEFNTSTLALIQIRDFPPDIVLTNLIMPQPDGIEFIKLIREFNKQIPIVVVSARFNPKILRDVRNAGANSFFFKKDMNLNILSAKIDILTSGRNHAAAR from the coding sequence ATGTATAAGATTGCGGGAAAGCATCTTATTATAAAAGAATTCAATACTTCTACTCTAGCGTTAATACAGATTCGGGACTTCCCTCCAGACATTGTACTTACCAACCTAATTATGCCGCAGCCTGATGGTATAGAATTTATTAAACTAATTCGAGAGTTTAACAAACAGATTCCCATTGTAGTGGTTTCCGCTCGGTTCAATCCTAAAATATTACGGGATGTTAGAAACGCTGGGGCGAACTCATTCTTTTTTAAAAAAGACATGAACCTTAATATATTGTCCGCAAAAATTGACATATTAACCTCCGGCCGGAACCACGCCGCAGCGCGATAA